In Lysinibacillus sp. FSL M8-0337, the following proteins share a genomic window:
- a CDS encoding aldehyde dehydrogenase family protein, translating to MEIKNYIGGKWVTHSHLQSIAVTNPANGEHLATIPLSTANEVTEAVAVAKAAQKSWALVPAPKRADYLYAIGQKMKDKKEYLATVLTKEMGKVIEEARGEVQEGIDMAYYMAGEGRRLFGETTPSELANKFAMSVRAPIGVVGLITPWNFPVAIATWKSFPAIVAGNTFIWKPSNETPMMAYEMGKIFEEVGLPEGVANIVFGTGPTVGTALIEHPDVKVISFTGSTSTGSKVAELGGKHLKKISLEMGGKNAVIVMDDADLQLATEAILWSAFGTAGQRCTACSRVIVHKDVREELENRLLEAMQFLTIGDGLDESVKIGPVINRAALEKINHYVQIGKQEGATLLTGGKILNEAPYDKGFYYEPTLFTNVKPHMIIAQEEIFGPVVSLIEVANLEEAIEVNNGVKFGLSSSIFSQNVNTIFRAQRDLDTGIVYINAGTTGAEIHLPFGGTKGTGNGHRDSGVAALDVYTEWKSIYVDYSGKLQRAQIDTK from the coding sequence ATGGAGATTAAAAACTATATCGGTGGTAAGTGGGTTACACATTCGCATTTACAAAGTATAGCAGTGACGAATCCTGCAAACGGAGAGCACTTAGCAACAATACCACTTTCAACTGCAAATGAAGTGACGGAAGCGGTAGCTGTAGCAAAGGCAGCACAAAAAAGTTGGGCACTTGTGCCAGCACCAAAGCGTGCAGATTATTTATATGCCATCGGTCAAAAGATGAAAGACAAGAAAGAATATTTGGCGACCGTTTTAACAAAAGAAATGGGTAAGGTGATTGAAGAAGCAAGAGGTGAGGTACAGGAAGGAATTGATATGGCTTACTATATGGCGGGCGAAGGTCGACGATTGTTTGGAGAGACGACACCGTCAGAGCTTGCCAATAAATTTGCTATGAGTGTACGTGCACCAATAGGCGTAGTAGGGCTAATAACTCCTTGGAATTTCCCTGTGGCAATCGCTACATGGAAGTCATTCCCTGCAATTGTCGCAGGCAATACATTTATTTGGAAACCATCAAATGAAACGCCGATGATGGCTTATGAAATGGGGAAAATTTTTGAAGAAGTTGGCTTACCAGAAGGGGTAGCGAATATTGTTTTTGGTACAGGGCCAACGGTAGGAACAGCACTAATAGAACATCCCGATGTAAAAGTCATATCGTTTACCGGCTCTACCTCAACAGGAAGTAAGGTGGCGGAACTTGGCGGCAAACATTTAAAGAAAATTTCGCTAGAGATGGGCGGCAAAAATGCTGTCATTGTTATGGATGATGCAGATTTACAGCTCGCTACAGAAGCGATATTATGGAGCGCATTTGGCACTGCGGGTCAACGATGTACAGCATGTAGTCGTGTGATTGTGCATAAAGATGTAAGAGAGGAATTAGAAAATCGTCTATTAGAAGCAATGCAATTTTTAACTATTGGAGACGGTTTGGATGAAAGTGTGAAAATTGGTCCGGTGATTAATAGAGCGGCATTAGAAAAAATTAATCATTATGTACAGATTGGTAAACAAGAAGGTGCAACCTTATTAACCGGTGGCAAAATTTTAAATGAAGCACCTTATGATAAAGGGTTTTACTATGAGCCAACATTATTTACAAATGTAAAGCCTCATATGATTATTGCACAGGAAGAAATTTTTGGTCCGGTCGTCTCTCTTATTGAAGTTGCCAATTTAGAAGAAGCAATCGAAGTCAATAATGGTGTTAAATTCGGCTTATCAAGCTCTATTTTCTCACAAAATGTGAATACGATTTTCCGCGCTCAACGCGACTTAGATACAGGTATTGTCTATATTAATGCAGGTACGACAGGTGCAGAAATCCATTTGCCATTCGGCGGAACGAAAGGAACAGGGAATGGACATCGAGATTCCGGTGTGGCAGCATTGGACGTTTACACAGAATGGAAGAGCATATACGTTGACTACAGCGGTAAATTACAAAGAGCACAAATCGATACAAAGTAA
- a CDS encoding saccharopine dehydrogenase C-terminal domain-containing protein encodes MKVVVLGAGLMGKEVARDLIKNSKVEQVFLGDIDVKTAQKFVETLKTDKVEVVELHAENDDSLTSVIAKGNVVVNALFYSFNERVARAAIEAGVHSVDLGGHIGGVTDKILALHEEAKAKGVTLIPDLGVAPGMVNILAGYGATKLDEVESIKLYVGGIPTEPKPPLHYTRVFSLDGVFDHYTEPSKMIQKGKLEEVPSLSGIEPIYFDDFGVLEAFYTSGGISTLYKTFPNVHTLEYKTIRYKGHAEKFKLLADLGFLDASNNVEVDNLEVPVRAVVREALKKKLELGTKPDAVLLRVIVSGEKAQQQVTYEYEMVVRKDMTNNETAMARATANTISVVAQMIGDGAITERGVFAPETIVPGETYIKEMAKRGVVIKETSHKSAMIVKW; translated from the coding sequence ATGAAAGTTGTTGTATTAGGTGCAGGATTGATGGGGAAAGAGGTTGCTCGTGATTTAATAAAAAATAGTAAAGTGGAACAGGTCTTTTTAGGGGATATTGATGTAAAGACAGCCCAAAAATTTGTTGAGACGTTAAAGACAGATAAAGTTGAAGTCGTAGAACTTCATGCGGAAAATGATGACTCTTTAACATCGGTTATTGCGAAAGGTAATGTTGTTGTCAATGCACTGTTCTATTCGTTTAATGAACGTGTAGCACGAGCTGCGATAGAAGCTGGTGTCCATTCCGTCGATTTAGGGGGACATATTGGCGGTGTAACGGATAAGATTTTAGCATTACATGAAGAAGCAAAGGCAAAAGGTGTGACACTTATTCCTGACTTAGGTGTAGCTCCAGGTATGGTCAATATATTAGCGGGCTATGGCGCAACAAAATTAGATGAAGTGGAATCTATTAAGCTATATGTAGGGGGTATTCCAACAGAACCGAAGCCTCCGTTGCACTATACGCGTGTCTTTTCACTAGATGGTGTATTTGACCACTATACAGAGCCTTCTAAAATGATTCAAAAGGGGAAACTTGAAGAAGTTCCATCATTATCAGGTATTGAGCCTATTTATTTCGATGATTTTGGTGTGCTTGAGGCATTTTATACATCGGGTGGCATATCCACTCTTTATAAGACATTCCCGAATGTCCACACATTAGAATATAAGACAATACGTTATAAAGGGCATGCAGAAAAGTTTAAATTGCTAGCTGATTTAGGCTTTTTAGATGCTAGTAATAATGTAGAAGTCGATAACCTAGAAGTGCCTGTCAGAGCTGTTGTCAGGGAGGCGCTTAAGAAGAAGCTTGAACTTGGAACAAAGCCTGATGCGGTGCTATTACGGGTAATTGTTTCAGGAGAAAAGGCGCAACAGCAGGTCACATATGAATACGAAATGGTCGTACGTAAAGATATGACGAATAATGAAACAGCGATGGCTCGTGCAACAGCGAATACAATTTCTGTCGTTGCCCAAATGATTGGTGATGGTGCTATTACAGAACGTGGCGTGTTTGCTCCAGAAACGATTGTTCCAGGTGAGACGTATATTAAAGAAATGGCGAAGCGTGGTGTTGTCATTAAAGAAACATCACATAAGTCTGCAATGATTGTGAAATGGTAG
- a CDS encoding acyl-CoA dehydrogenase family protein produces MNFDFTTEQEILRKTVRQFVDDEIMPHIAKWDAAGSFDTSIWSRLAELGLMGVCVPEKYGGSGMDYNALAIVCEELERGDTAFRTAVSVHIGLNSMTLMQWGTEAQKQQYLVPQAKGVRIGAFGLTEPGAGSDVAAMTTTAIRDGDCYVLNGQKTWISLCDIADHFIVFAYTDKAKKHHGISAFIVERSMVGFTSKAIKGKYGIRAGNTGELFFEDLRIPVENRLGEEGEGFKIAMSALDNGRFTVAAGAVGLIQACLEASVKYCHERETFGKPIGEHQLVGQMIAKMEAGYQMSRLLVYRVGELKNKGIRNTRETSLAKWQACDFANKAADDALQIHGAYGYSDDYPVARYLRNSKAPVIYEGTREIHTIMQADYVLGRRNDKPLAKMLPKWPFDE; encoded by the coding sequence TTGAATTTCGATTTTACAACGGAGCAGGAAATCTTACGAAAAACCGTACGTCAGTTTGTGGATGATGAAATAATGCCACATATTGCAAAATGGGACGCCGCAGGCAGCTTTGATACAAGCATTTGGTCAAGACTAGCTGAACTCGGACTAATGGGTGTTTGCGTGCCAGAAAAGTACGGTGGTAGCGGCATGGATTATAACGCACTAGCCATCGTCTGTGAGGAACTTGAACGGGGGGATACGGCCTTTCGAACAGCTGTATCCGTCCATATAGGTTTAAATAGTATGACGTTAATGCAATGGGGCACCGAGGCACAGAAACAGCAATACCTTGTACCACAGGCGAAGGGGGTACGGATTGGGGCTTTTGGGCTGACTGAACCTGGCGCAGGTTCGGATGTAGCAGCCATGACAACAACGGCCATACGAGATGGTGATTGTTATGTGTTAAATGGGCAAAAAACATGGATTTCCTTATGTGATATAGCAGATCATTTTATTGTCTTTGCTTACACAGATAAAGCGAAAAAGCACCACGGTATCAGTGCCTTTATTGTAGAACGCTCTATGGTTGGCTTTACTTCTAAGGCGATTAAAGGCAAGTATGGCATTCGTGCTGGCAATACGGGTGAGCTCTTTTTCGAAGACTTGCGCATTCCAGTTGAAAATCGTTTAGGAGAAGAGGGAGAGGGTTTTAAAATTGCGATGTCTGCACTGGATAATGGTCGCTTTACAGTGGCGGCAGGCGCAGTAGGACTGATTCAAGCGTGTCTTGAGGCAAGTGTGAAATATTGCCATGAACGAGAGACATTTGGGAAGCCGATTGGCGAGCATCAACTTGTCGGACAGATGATTGCCAAAATGGAAGCGGGCTATCAAATGAGCCGACTGCTCGTTTATCGGGTTGGCGAGTTGAAAAATAAAGGTATTCGCAATACAAGAGAAACTTCCTTGGCAAAGTGGCAGGCATGTGATTTTGCCAATAAGGCAGCAGATGACGCACTACAAATTCATGGTGCGTACGGCTATTCGGATGATTATCCTGTGGCGCGTTATTTACGTAACTCGAAAGCGCCAGTGATTTATGAAGGTACACGAGAAATTCATACAATTATGCAAGCAGATTATGTGCTTGGTCGAAGAAACGATAAGCCATTAGCCAAAATGTTACCAAAATGGCCATTTGATGAGTAA
- a CDS encoding beta-propeller domain-containing protein: protein MRSKWVAIFMIVVLVALPGIFTLMISPDAQAKAASTIMTTQSWRASFSQTLKNVTDEYVYVTDESGKKVTATITLGEDKKSLIVSNLSAGSYRLHVQKEAFAYSTLKATSHDIAFTVIDKIETVKSEKELQQYFEAVVANGNRGPEINVLEDSASSSKDSAPVADNSSTTNNQVEGVEEGDIVVVKDGFIYAIKDHSITVVDANHPQDLKLATTIKQKESQYITKLALYDQLLIAIGEEYIEQAGTSMSTATFYDISNPKNPKVIREVAQEGSLQDIRITNDTLYLIGNMHPNYWMLREDSKPDLKPKTYDSVVSKEYKSLAIEKISILPNTMDGSYSLITAIDLKNGAKTSASTKGYLGGSSGLYMSEDALYLTTPKYDDKQITPMGGIKDRIWMPQSNDTQVFKWDLDGTVLKFVGTSEVKGTVLNQYSMDEYDGKFRIVTTEGNMWDEKNISRNHLFILDENLKEIGAVKDMAPGEKVYSARFMGEKAYVVTFKQVDPLFVIDVANPRKPKILGELKIPGYSNYLHPLDDTHLIGIGYDTEERYDAYTKRNFTVSTNMKMSLFDVTDFKNPKEQSTVKIGGKGSYSDVQYNPKALFRNKDYHYFGFPVVLYEEGKGDEIVYQGQGAQIYEITAEKGIVLKGNIINGKTNEQYENWEQVVQRVVYVGDTLYTVARNEVKSYQLKDFKALDTLVIK, encoded by the coding sequence ATGAGAAGTAAATGGGTTGCTATATTTATGATTGTCGTATTAGTCGCCTTGCCAGGGATTTTTACATTGATGATTTCCCCAGACGCACAAGCTAAAGCAGCAAGTACAATAATGACAACGCAAAGTTGGCGAGCATCCTTTTCACAAACATTAAAAAATGTAACAGATGAATATGTCTATGTTACGGATGAATCGGGCAAAAAGGTGACGGCAACGATTACATTAGGCGAAGATAAAAAATCTCTTATTGTCAGTAACCTTTCTGCAGGAAGTTACCGATTACATGTGCAAAAAGAAGCTTTTGCTTATAGTACGTTGAAAGCAACATCCCATGATATTGCCTTTACTGTTATTGACAAAATAGAGACTGTTAAATCTGAAAAAGAGTTACAACAATATTTTGAAGCCGTTGTGGCAAATGGAAATAGAGGGCCAGAAATAAACGTCCTTGAAGATAGTGCTTCTAGTAGTAAAGATAGTGCCCCTGTTGCGGATAATTCTTCTACAACAAACAACCAAGTAGAAGGGGTCGAGGAGGGGGATATCGTCGTTGTTAAAGATGGCTTTATTTACGCTATAAAAGATCATAGTATAACGGTTGTTGACGCTAATCATCCTCAAGATTTGAAACTTGCAACGACAATTAAACAAAAAGAATCTCAATATATTACGAAATTAGCATTATACGATCAATTATTAATCGCTATCGGAGAAGAATATATTGAACAAGCAGGCACAAGCATGTCAACGGCAACTTTTTATGATATTTCAAATCCGAAAAATCCCAAAGTGATACGAGAGGTTGCGCAGGAGGGCTCTTTACAGGATATACGTATTACGAATGATACGCTGTATTTAATTGGCAACATGCATCCGAATTATTGGATGCTTCGAGAGGATAGTAAACCAGATTTAAAACCTAAAACGTATGATAGTGTAGTAAGTAAAGAATACAAAAGCTTAGCTATCGAGAAAATTTCTATTTTACCAAACACGATGGATGGCTCATATAGTTTAATTACGGCAATTGATTTAAAAAATGGTGCGAAAACATCAGCGAGTACGAAAGGTTATTTAGGTGGTAGTAGTGGACTTTATATGTCAGAAGATGCCCTCTACTTAACTACACCAAAATATGACGATAAACAAATAACGCCAATGGGAGGTATAAAGGATAGAATCTGGATGCCTCAATCAAATGATACACAAGTGTTTAAGTGGGACTTAGATGGAACGGTCTTGAAGTTTGTAGGTACGAGTGAAGTGAAAGGAACAGTGTTAAATCAATATTCAATGGATGAGTATGATGGAAAGTTCCGCATTGTGACAACTGAAGGAAATATGTGGGACGAAAAAAATATTTCTCGTAACCATCTGTTCATATTAGATGAGAACTTAAAGGAAATTGGTGCAGTAAAGGATATGGCACCAGGGGAAAAGGTGTATTCTGCCCGCTTTATGGGGGAGAAAGCCTATGTTGTAACGTTTAAGCAAGTGGATCCGCTATTTGTTATTGATGTAGCTAATCCACGAAAACCAAAAATACTAGGAGAATTGAAAATTCCAGGGTATAGCAATTATTTACATCCGCTTGATGATACACACTTAATAGGCATTGGTTATGATACGGAAGAACGTTATGATGCTTATACGAAACGCAATTTCACAGTGTCAACGAATATGAAAATGTCCTTGTTTGATGTGACAGATTTTAAAAATCCTAAAGAGCAATCTACCGTTAAAATAGGTGGTAAAGGCTCTTATTCAGATGTACAATACAATCCAAAAGCTTTATTCCGCAATAAAGACTATCATTACTTCGGCTTCCCAGTCGTGCTTTATGAAGAAGGAAAAGGCGATGAGATAGTCTACCAAGGTCAGGGTGCACAAATTTACGAAATTACAGCAGAGAAGGGCATTGTGCTCAAAGGGAATATTATAAATGGAAAGACAAATGAGCAATATGAGAATTGGGAGCAAGTTGTACAACGTGTTGTCTATGTTGGCGATACTTTATACACCGTTGCTCGCAATGAAGTAAAGAGCTACCAATTAAAAGATTTCAAAGCGCTTGATACACTGGTTATTAAATAA
- a CDS encoding polysaccharide deacetylase family protein: MIQERRKKRGPMIDFLLIGLIVTLISIIFVIVLSKDHFKFQKISASKDTNSEATSNLSTENSAFPGIRITSDVSKDKRKPFAVHYPQTESEVFNDVVLQYITEAKEDYLLSMKKNKDKKATGELTINLETFPYQDHYYSFVLTKMLYLGGANHVVSTKTFFFNNETGEEINIQTLLQNDTNNLTTLAAYVRKDLQQNLELKDQLNNDELLKVTEPKWENFNRFAIIDDSIHFYFDEYEIASGAAGAPIVKLALSLINPLLASDFQIAMETMEPTKPVSPGDPNAKRIALTFDDGPHPKVTEQILNTLDKYNAKATFFMLGSRVKHYPNIARDVLARGHEIGNHSWNHPVLTKMPMEQVLKEYTSTANEIELAINQGATVFRPPYGATNDDINAKIPVPVVLWSIDTLDWKHRNSQLLLTYIKKNMHNNAIVLMHDIHQSTADGLDAVLAYLQSEGYEFVTVSEILPYRE, from the coding sequence TTGATTCAGGAACGCAGAAAAAAACGCGGCCCTATGATTGACTTTCTGTTAATTGGGCTTATTGTTACATTAATATCCATCATCTTTGTCATTGTATTGTCTAAGGATCATTTTAAATTCCAAAAAATTAGTGCCTCAAAAGACACAAACAGTGAAGCTACTAGTAATCTATCCACTGAAAACTCTGCGTTTCCAGGTATACGTATTACATCTGACGTTTCTAAAGATAAACGCAAACCTTTTGCCGTTCACTATCCACAAACAGAAAGTGAAGTTTTTAACGATGTCGTACTGCAGTATATAACAGAGGCAAAAGAAGACTATCTGTTATCTATGAAAAAAAATAAAGATAAAAAGGCAACAGGTGAGCTTACTATAAATTTAGAGACTTTCCCATATCAGGATCACTACTATTCTTTTGTCTTGACGAAAATGCTGTATTTAGGCGGAGCAAATCATGTCGTTTCCACTAAAACGTTTTTCTTTAATAATGAAACGGGTGAAGAAATTAATATCCAAACATTATTACAGAACGACACCAATAACCTGACAACTTTAGCAGCCTATGTTCGCAAAGACTTACAGCAAAATCTTGAGCTAAAAGATCAGCTCAATAATGATGAGCTACTGAAAGTAACTGAGCCGAAGTGGGAAAACTTTAATCGATTTGCTATTATCGATGATTCGATACATTTTTACTTTGATGAGTACGAAATTGCCAGTGGCGCAGCAGGTGCACCTATAGTGAAGCTTGCTCTTTCACTTATTAATCCATTACTAGCATCTGATTTTCAAATTGCTATGGAAACAATGGAACCTACAAAGCCTGTTTCTCCAGGAGATCCAAACGCCAAACGTATTGCATTAACGTTTGACGACGGTCCACACCCGAAAGTAACCGAACAAATTTTAAATACGCTCGATAAATACAATGCGAAAGCGACGTTCTTTATGCTTGGAAGTCGTGTGAAACACTATCCTAATATCGCGAGAGATGTTCTCGCACGTGGTCATGAAATCGGCAACCATTCTTGGAATCATCCAGTATTGACTAAAATGCCAATGGAGCAAGTTTTAAAAGAATATACGTCTACTGCAAATGAAATTGAATTAGCGATTAATCAAGGCGCTACTGTTTTTAGACCTCCATACGGCGCTACTAATGACGACATCAATGCGAAAATACCTGTTCCTGTAGTATTGTGGAGCATTGACACTTTGGACTGGAAACATCGTAATTCACAATTATTACTGACATATATTAAAAAAAATATGCACAACAATGCCATCGTGTTAATGCATGATATTCACCAATCAACAGCAGATGGACTTGACGCTGTATTAGCCTACTTGCAGAGTGAGGGCTATGAATTTGTGACTGTCTCTGAAATTCTCCCTTATCGTGAATAG
- a CDS encoding threonine/serine exporter family protein has translation MLSREVDNELTIDCLLLAGRIMIESGAETYRVEDTMLRMAQSQNMLDAQCYATPTGIIFSLGKTQPTRITSISSRVTDLQKISLVNSVSRRLTSHIISLEDAYDELKSIQKTNYFLPIYIQIFAAALASGCFLIMFKGGWSDFPTAFIAGGLGFLTLILMNHLTKVKFFSEFTASLIIGVIAFLAVKFNYGTEIDKIIISSVMPLVPGILITNAVRDLMAGHFMSGMAKGAEAFLTAFAIGSAIAVILSF, from the coding sequence ATGCTATCACGTGAAGTGGATAATGAACTTACTATTGACTGCTTGCTTCTTGCAGGGCGAATTATGATTGAAAGTGGTGCAGAAACATATCGTGTTGAAGATACGATGCTGCGTATGGCACAATCTCAAAATATGCTAGATGCGCAATGTTATGCTACACCTACAGGTATTATTTTTTCGTTAGGCAAGACACAGCCGACGAGAATCACTTCTATTTCCAGTAGGGTTACAGATTTGCAAAAAATATCCTTGGTAAATTCAGTATCTCGTAGACTCACATCTCACATAATATCATTAGAAGACGCTTATGACGAGCTAAAGTCGATACAAAAAACAAATTATTTTTTACCAATTTATATACAAATATTTGCAGCAGCACTTGCCAGTGGCTGTTTTCTGATTATGTTTAAGGGTGGATGGTCTGATTTCCCTACAGCATTTATTGCAGGTGGTCTAGGATTTCTTACTCTTATTCTAATGAATCATTTAACAAAAGTGAAATTTTTCTCGGAGTTTACGGCTTCATTAATTATTGGTGTTATTGCTTTTTTAGCAGTGAAGTTTAACTATGGTACAGAAATCGATAAAATTATTATTAGCTCTGTTATGCCACTAGTTCCAGGTATTTTAATCACCAATGCGGTAAGGGATTTAATGGCAGGTCATTTTATGTCAGGGATGGCAAAAGGAGCAGAAGCTTTTTTAACAGCTTTTGCTATTGGTTCAGCGATTGCCGTCATCCTATCGTTTTAG
- a CDS encoding threonine/serine exporter family protein: MDIIIQLIVSFFSTAGIAIIFNVPRKTLFHCGFVGVIGWMIYYLLTERGMDVVDASFFSSFIIAIVAHLYARRFKMPMIIFIVAGIIPLVPGGMAYNAMRNVVEDDYLQGLQYGLKAFLITGAIVMGLVFAEVLMQFVFRAIRSSKSKLQRTYRK, from the coding sequence ATGGATATAATTATACAATTAATTGTAAGTTTTTTTTCAACGGCAGGAATTGCGATTATTTTTAATGTACCAAGAAAAACCCTGTTTCATTGCGGTTTTGTTGGTGTAATTGGCTGGATGATTTATTATCTATTGACTGAGCGGGGAATGGACGTTGTAGACGCTTCGTTTTTCAGCTCATTTATCATTGCGATTGTTGCACATTTATATGCGCGCCGCTTTAAAATGCCAATGATTATCTTTATTGTAGCGGGAATCATTCCACTTGTGCCAGGGGGGATGGCCTACAACGCAATGCGTAATGTTGTGGAGGATGATTATTTACAAGGCTTACAATATGGGCTAAAGGCGTTTTTAATTACAGGTGCAATCGTGATGGGCTTAGTGTTTGCGGAAGTCTTAATGCAATTTGTATTTCGTGCTATCCGTTCAAGCAAGTCGAAGCTGCAAAGAACTTACCGAAAATAA
- a CDS encoding bifunctional diguanylate cyclase/phosphodiesterase, producing the protein MSLMHKSFTIDEHYINSLPFPAIVIKQNGQATISGKHAEELFGFSVTDITGHTTPSIHENLLRNLSFETFQAILHNTESTYIDKVQVYTHSEEEISSALLAKPFFEQGEHLILIMFMLPDLMINSVSNSSTYVDLKQGLDSTFMTVTLDRDGFILECNAEFLKISQWTPKRVIGKTFWQLFPESEASEKITNTIWRNLNNGHTWQGEIEKVTKTGQSYWVLLTAIPTFNLEANEQQFILIEKDITKSKTIQHQLEKIAYIDTETGLMNAHRLEKVITKMIEEEKHFSFVYLSIDKFYTLKELHDQQINQSLIIEFTNRIKMYFQDSTMARINENDFVVITPLSEWFIQGFLSYLQQHPIYSSNIAVPISISGGITRYPEDQTTFSQLMKASIATITNVREAGGDKIVSLSKATHKALNRKALIEKRLLQALDQKNLKVLYQPQVDIYSGKITAVEALVRWEDEVIGVVSPDELIPIAEETGLINNIGSFMIEKACEQALIWKKAGHNLKVAINSSVREFRDKNMAKSILDMLAKTNCPANLIQIEITEKFALEAEAATFITQQMRKLENEGIAFVLDDFGTGYGSFRYMQILPIGTLKIDKTFTSSLLKSEKTQKLMHGMVQLGKSMELKVVAEGVETAEQADLLITYGCDAIQGFYISKPVTPEEIEALLVK; encoded by the coding sequence ATGAGTCTTATGCATAAATCATTTACGATAGATGAACATTATATAAATTCACTTCCTTTTCCTGCAATTGTCATAAAGCAAAATGGACAAGCAACAATTTCGGGAAAACACGCTGAAGAACTATTTGGTTTCTCAGTTACTGACATTACAGGACATACTACTCCATCCATACATGAAAATCTACTAAGAAATCTTTCATTTGAGACGTTTCAAGCGATTTTACACAATACAGAAAGTACATATATAGATAAAGTTCAAGTGTACACCCATTCTGAAGAAGAAATCTCTTCAGCATTGCTGGCAAAACCATTTTTTGAACAAGGTGAACACCTTATTTTAATTATGTTTATGTTACCAGATTTAATGATTAATTCTGTTTCAAACAGCAGTACATATGTAGACTTAAAGCAAGGTTTAGACTCTACATTTATGACAGTGACTTTGGATCGCGACGGCTTTATATTGGAGTGTAATGCAGAGTTTTTAAAAATTAGCCAATGGACACCAAAGCGAGTGATTGGTAAAACTTTTTGGCAATTATTTCCTGAAAGCGAAGCGAGTGAAAAGATTACAAATACGATATGGCGCAATTTAAATAATGGTCATACGTGGCAAGGGGAAATCGAGAAGGTTACGAAAACAGGGCAGTCCTATTGGGTACTTCTCACAGCTATCCCAACTTTTAATTTAGAGGCTAATGAACAACAGTTTATTTTAATTGAGAAGGATATTACAAAGTCTAAGACGATTCAACATCAACTTGAAAAAATCGCCTATATCGATACAGAAACAGGCTTAATGAATGCCCATCGTTTAGAAAAAGTGATTACAAAAATGATTGAGGAAGAAAAACACTTCTCCTTCGTCTATTTAAGTATCGATAAATTTTATACATTAAAGGAATTACACGATCAACAAATCAATCAAAGCCTAATTATCGAATTTACAAACCGCATCAAAATGTACTTCCAAGATAGTACGATGGCCCGTATTAACGAAAATGATTTTGTTGTCATTACGCCATTAAGTGAATGGTTTATACAAGGCTTCTTGTCCTATTTACAACAGCATCCAATCTATAGCAGCAATATCGCAGTACCTATTTCAATTAGTGGTGGTATTACACGCTACCCTGAGGATCAAACAACCTTCTCTCAACTCATGAAGGCCTCTATCGCAACGATTACTAATGTGCGTGAAGCAGGTGGTGACAAAATTGTCTCCCTTTCAAAAGCAACACATAAAGCATTAAATCGAAAAGCTTTAATTGAAAAACGTCTACTACAAGCACTAGACCAGAAAAACCTAAAAGTACTTTATCAACCACAAGTTGACATCTACTCGGGTAAAATTACAGCGGTCGAAGCGCTAGTTCGTTGGGAAGATGAAGTGATTGGTGTCGTTTCACCAGATGAACTAATTCCAATCGCAGAGGAAACGGGTCTTATTAACAATATTGGATCGTTTATGATAGAAAAGGCTTGCGAGCAAGCACTTATTTGGAAGAAGGCTGGTCATAATTTAAAAGTAGCTATTAACTCATCTGTACGTGAATTCCGTGATAAAAACATGGCTAAATCCATTCTTGATATGTTAGCAAAAACAAATTGCCCTGCCAATCTTATTCAAATTGAAATTACTGAAAAATTCGCATTAGAAGCAGAAGCTGCAACCTTTATTACACAGCAAATGCGAAAGCTTGAAAACGAAGGGATTGCTTTTGTTTTAGATGATTTCGGTACTGGTTATGGTTCATTCCGTTACATGCAAATTTTACCAATAGGAACATTGAAAATTGATAAAACATTTACTAGTTCGTTATTAAAGTCCGAAAAAACACAAAAGCTTATGCATGGCATGGTACAGTTAGGTAAATCTATGGAGTTAAAAGTGGTCGCTGAAGGCGTTGAAACAGCTGAGCAAGCTGACTTATTAATCACTTACGGCTGCGATGCTATTCAAGGTTTTTATATTAGCAAACCTGTTACACCAGAAGAAATCGAAGCATTACTTGTAAAATAA